In Bacillus cytotoxicus NVH 391-98, the following are encoded in one genomic region:
- a CDS encoding YezD family protein, translating into MGVRGHFDEVAEKIQAMLADMKYGSVTIVVQDGKVIQLEKSEKVRLK; encoded by the coding sequence GTGGGAGTGCGTGGACATTTTGATGAAGTAGCTGAAAAGATTCAAGCGATGCTTGCTGATATGAAATATGGTTCTGTTACAATTGTTGTGCAAGATGGAAAAGTGATTCAATTAGAAAAAAGTGAAAAGGTACGCTTGAAATAA